In Erigeron canadensis isolate Cc75 chromosome 1, C_canadensis_v1, whole genome shotgun sequence, a single window of DNA contains:
- the LOC122601021 gene encoding transcription termination/antitermination protein NusG: MNVNVVGYQKEVVWWRRPMPSFRPMTRTRIIKIKNPAAAAAAVIKQQESQVAVPIILGWGEGTSSSSLAAGAGSKEKREMRKEKREEKMGTGYNWREHVEEKLLEKPKKRYNSWKEELNLDLLAQLGPQWWILKVSRAKGKDTILRMTQSLHKNFPDLHFQVFAAVIDEKTKLKSGKISVKPKSLYPGCVFIKCVLNRELHNFIKEDCEGVGGFIGRMAGNTKRKINKPRPVSEEDMEAIFQEVKEKQEAADKAFEEEHSGDLESDKKSVSLPDKKLVSKQRSRKPSGPLLGSNVRIISGVFADFSGTIKKIDKKRGLATVGFTLFGKETIADLNLTEIVEEHK, from the exons ATGAATGTTAATGTTGTTGGTTACCAGAAAGAGGTGGTTTGGTGGCGGCGTCCAATGCCCTCCTTTCGTCCTATGACGAGAACgagaataataaaaattaaaaaccccGCTGCTGCTGCTGCAGCAGTTATCAAACAGCAAGAAAGTCAAGTAGCAGTACCAATAATCCTCGGGTGGGGGGAAggaacatcatcatcatcgttagCAGCAGGAGCAGGAAGTAAGGAAAAGCGGGAGatgagaaaagagaaaaggGAAGAAAAGATGGGGACGGGGTATAACTGGAGGGAACACGTGGAAGAGAAGCTGCTGGAAAAACCAAAGAAAAGGTATAATAGCTGGAAGGAAGAACTCAACCTTGATTTATTAGCTCAATTGGGCCCACAATGGTGGATCCTCAAAGTTTCCAGGGCTAAAGGTAAAGACACTATCCTACGCATGACTCAGTCCCTCCACAAAAACTTCCCCGATCTCCATTTCCAG GTATTTGCTGCAGTTATTGATGAGAAAACTAAGTTGAAGAGTGGGAAGATCTCAGTTAAACCGAAGTCCTTGTATCCTGGATGCGTGTTTATCAAGTGCGTACTCAACAGGGAACTCCACAATTTCATCAAAGAAGATTGTGAAGGGGTTGGAGGATTTATTGGACGAATGGCTGGAAATAC AAAACGAAAGATTAACAAACCGCGGCCTGTCTCCGAGGAGGACATGGAAGCAATATTTCAAGAAGTGAAGGAAAAGCAGGAAGCAGCAGATAAAGCCTTTGAAGAAGAGCATTCAGGAGACCTTGAGTCAGATAAAAAATCGGTTTCACTTCCAGataaaaaattagtttcaaAGCAGCGATCCAGAAAGCCTTCAGGGCCTCTTCTAGGGTCAAATGTTCGAATAATATCTGGGGTTTTTGCAGACTTCTCCGGCACCATAAAGAAGATAGACAAAAAGAGAGGATTG GCAACTGTTGGGTTCACATTATTTGGAAAGGAAACTATAGCAGATTTAAATCTCACTGAGATTGTAGAAGAGCATAAATGA